The following proteins are co-located in the Penaeus monodon isolate SGIC_2016 chromosome 10, NSTDA_Pmon_1, whole genome shotgun sequence genome:
- the LOC119577770 gene encoding ecotropic viral integration site 5 ortholog-like isoform X2, which produces MQVVSLPKEHYVRVVRSVNHCCEGRVCQSAVMKAFGSTYLDQVRKRMSGGSFRDTPLFENLQLSDLVALARQGRLMPRISRLIESDSKSLNSLSTQSVGSAPGAGHSRKSSDTSQISVASGGSGGSSGGGSTGGTASQDPEEDLWGQWGRLVNDWETWQKKKSLQLKELVRKGIPHHFRGITWQLLCSAHNSPEKGKYAEYLRTTSACEKVIRRDIARTYPEHDFFKEKDGLGQESLFNVMKAYSLHDREVGYCQGSAFIVGLLLMQMPEEEAFAVLVKLMQDYRMREMFKPSMAELGLCMYQLECLIQEHLPDLHAHFTSQSFHTSMYASSWFLTLFSTTLPQPLACRVMDSFLVDGIEVIFRIALACLTLGKEDLFCMDMEGMLKYFQRDLPAKFEADPEAYFSLAYSLRYNPKKMKKMEKEYTAMKTKEQEELVELKRLRTENRLLRQRIDCLEAESSALADRLIQGQVSRAEEAEHNFAIKRELAALRQHDGETMEHLRDARDKIRKLTGMIEENYSSHESSMAELMIKEEELTQKEELVKCLQEELVQVRLKTAEAEATIRDLRARIQELEEEQKKLREATPDHSVAHLQEELIAVRLREAEANLALKDLRHRVQELTQLWTKHVQDQHGDKSEAAKADATSTPSKKLGGLFWDRSNEAAKLEEELMTTKLHETAAVAELKEARLKVMELETAVQVSTNQMKRQEEENKRLQESLDTAEATIRTMQSQLGEHKRKYTDLESQMKEEKMLARIREAEKSQSLAELTQKISSLEYKNQELVTEGEVSRVSGSESDQVPRLQDKVAELKSEIARLTAINRRLTRTVSMQRLDIVSGPESDAEDTEDLRLNLDEVDSLPKKDSITREENGHIDYLSEEGRVRIPSITSDRSTPSPTRETVGRKKSQTLADAFLEQLPEVRNCDDAYQNGSATHEEREAC; this is translated from the exons GTTGATCGAGTCCGATTCCAAGTCCCTCAATTCCCTCTCGACGCAGTCCGTAGGCTCCGCCCCAGGCGCCGGCCACTCCCGCAAGTCCTCAGACACGTCTCAG ATTTCGGTGGCTTCTGGGGGTTCGGGGGGTTCCTCTGGCGGTGGTTCAACTGGCGGGACGGCATCGCAGGACCCAGAAGAGGACCTCTGGGGCCAGTGGGGTAGGCTGGTCAACGACTGGGAGACatggcagaagaagaagagtctGCAGCTCAAG gaactgGTGCGCAAGGGCATCCCTCACCATTTCCGAGGAATAACATGGCAGCTCCTCTGCTCGGCACATAACTCGCCAGAAAAGGGCAAATATGCAGAATATCTAAGAACTACATCTGCTTGTGAGAAG GTAATCAGGCGAGATATTGCCCGGACGTACCCAGAGCATGACTTCTTCAAAGAAAAGGATGGCTTAGGCCAGGAGAGTCTGTTTAACGTCATGAAGGCGTATTCTCTGCATGACCGGGAAGTCGGCTACTGCCAGGGATCAGCCTTCATTGTTGGTCTTCTACTTATGCAG ATGCCGGAAGAGGAAGCCTTTGCTGTTCTTGTGAAGCTTATGCAGGACTACAGGATGCGCGAAATGTTTAAGCCGTCAATGGCGGAGTTAGGCCTATGCATGTACCAACTGGAGTGCCTCATACAGGAACATCTGCCAGATCTTCATGCTCACTTCACCTCTCAGAGCTTCCACACATCTAT GTATGCCTCATCTTGGTTCTTGACACTGTTTTCAACAACACTCCCTCAGCCACTGGCATGCCGTGTAATGGACAGTTTCCTAGTGGATGGCATTGAAGTTATATTCAGGATAGCCTTAGCTTGTTTAACTTTAGGCAAGGAGGACCTGTTCTGTATGGATATGGAGGGCATGCTCAAG TATTTCCAACGAGACCTACCTGCTAAATTTGAGGCTGATCCAGAAGCCTACTTTTCACTAGCTTATTCCCTACGTTATAATcctaagaagatgaagaagatggagaaagaatatACAGCTATGAAAACCAAAGAGCAAGAAGAGTTAGTAGAATTAAAG AGATTAAGAACAGAGAACAGACTTCTCAGGCAAAGAATAGACTGCCTGGAGGCTGAATCGTCAGCTCTAGCAGACAGATTGATTCAAGGCCAAGTTTCCCGTGCAGAGGAAGCAGAACACAACTTTGCCATTAAG cGTGAACTAGCAGCTCTAAGACAGCATGACGGAGAGACCATGGAGCACTTAAGAGATGCTCGGGACAAGATCAGAAAGCTCACAGGAATGATAGAGGAG AATTATTCATCTCATGAATCATCAATGGCGGAACTtatgataaaggaggaagaacTTACTCAGAAAGAAGAACTTGTTAAGTGTTTGCAAGAAGAGCTTGTGCAG GTGAGACTAAAGACAGCCGAGGCAGAGGCAACCATCCGTGACCTTCGAGCCAGAATCCAAGAGctggaggaggaacagaagaagctGAGGGAAGCCACTCCAGACCACTCAGTGGCCCACTTGCAGGAGGAGCTGATTGCCGTGCGATTAAGGGAGGCTGAAGCCAATCTTGCCCTTAAGGATTTGAGACACAGAGTGCAGGAACTCACACAGCTGTGGACAAAGCATGTGCAG GATCAACATGGCGATAAGAGTGAAGCTGCCAAGGCTGATGCTACAAGCACACCAAGCAAGAAATTGGGTGGTCTCTTCTGGGACCGGTCCAATGAAGCTGCAAAGCTTGAGGAAGAACTCATGACAACTAAGCTGCATGAGACTGCTGCTGTGGCTGAGCTGAAGGAGGCTAGACTAAAG GTTATGGAGCTTGAAACGGCTGTTCAGGTGTCCACAAACCAAATGAAGCGTCAGGAGGAAGAGAACAAGCGATTACAAGAGTCTCTTGACACTGCTGAGGCTACCATCCGTACCATGCAGTCACAGCTTGGAGAGCATAAGAGAAAGTATACTGACCTTGAGAGCCAG atgaaggaggagaagatgctGGCAAGAATTCGTGAAGCTGAGAAGTCTCAAAGCTTAGCGGAACTTACTCAGAAAATTTCCTCATTGGAGTATAAG AACCAAGAGCTGGTAACGGAGGGTGAAGTCTCACGGGTAAGTGGGAGCGAGAGTGACCAAGTACCCCGACTTCAGGACAAAGTTGCTGAACTCAAATCAGAG attGCCCGACTGACTGCTATCAACCGCCGTCTCACACGCACTGTAAGCATGCAAAGACTGGATATTGTAAGCGGTCCTGAGTCAGATGCTGAAGACACAGAAGATCTGAGATTAAACTTGGATGAGGTAGATTCATTGCCAAAGAAGGACTCAATTACAAGGGAAGAAAATGGACACATTGATTACCTAAGCGAAGAAGGCAGAGTGAGAATACCTTCCATAACAAGTGACAGATCGACTCCCTCTCCAACTAGGGAGACTGTGGGCAGAAAAAAGTCCCAGACGCTTGCTGATGCTTTCCTTGAGCAGTTGCCAGAAGTGAGAAACTGTGACGATGCATATCAGAATGGTTCTGCGACTCACGAGGAGAGAGAAGCATGCTAG